One part of the Streptomyces lienomycini genome encodes these proteins:
- a CDS encoding TetR/AcrR family transcriptional regulator encodes MSPDQEPNPAADRPDRLAPAARPLRAHARRNRENLVAAARAAFTAADDTVPLEGIAREAGVGIGTLYRHFPTREALVEAVYSAELDDVTNAAAALLDELPPERALRAWLRRYAAFVATKRAMLNTLHSGWASGRVATAATRERITAAIGSILAAGVRAGSLRADVAPDDVTAMLLGVFLSTAADDEPERTDRLLALVVDALRPQRSS; translated from the coding sequence TTGAGTCCGGACCAGGAACCGAACCCTGCCGCCGATCGGCCCGACCGGCTGGCCCCCGCCGCGCGCCCGCTGCGCGCGCACGCGCGGCGCAACCGCGAGAACCTCGTCGCCGCCGCACGGGCCGCGTTCACGGCGGCGGACGACACCGTCCCCCTCGAGGGCATCGCCCGCGAGGCGGGCGTCGGCATCGGCACGCTCTACCGGCATTTCCCCACCCGCGAGGCGCTGGTGGAGGCCGTCTACTCCGCCGAACTGGACGACGTCACGAACGCCGCCGCCGCGCTGCTGGACGAGTTGCCGCCCGAGCGCGCCCTGCGCGCGTGGCTGCGGCGCTACGCGGCGTTCGTCGCGACGAAGCGCGCCATGCTCAACACCCTGCACAGCGGCTGGGCCTCGGGACGCGTGGCGACGGCCGCCACCCGCGAGCGCATCACCGCCGCGATCGGCTCGATCCTCGCGGCCGGAGTGCGGGCGGGCTCGCTCCGCGCGGATGTCGCGCCCGACGACGTCACCGCGATGCTGCTCGGCGTGTTTCTCTCCACGGCCGCCGACGACGAGCCCGAGCGTACCGACCGCCTGCTCGCCCTCGTCGTCGACGCCCTGCGCCCGCAGAGGAGTTCATGA
- a CDS encoding SGNH/GDSL hydrolase family protein, whose translation MHRLLARVLGSAQAPPARGVAAVLALTLASSVLAASAGSAAAPADSGSDRRPGAGAWFTSWAASQQSVAPTPLRDQSMRMITHLSQGGDAIRIRVQNTFGETPLTVDAATVAHSGGEDAATEDRPRPVTFDGRREVVVPPGGEVWSDTAALRTSAQDDIAVSLSVSGTVAPGRHDSAFRTNYLTPPGSGDHTGDPAGTAFTETTGSTYLVSAVDVRNPRLRGSLVAYGSSVVDGTGSTDCGPGCSRPGADLRWTDDLARRITSELPAARQFAVANAGIGGTTSAATCPGIGDAVRGLDASARLERDVLSLHGVTGVLYYYGTNDLPAGCDAARIEASYRDVFQRLRAAGIKVYVTPITPRPGYTDQNNRDRHAVGTFVSKWNSCGGTCDGVLPFDQVLEDPVRPNSINPPYDTGDGVHANIAGQQALADIVSLPMLAASARR comes from the coding sequence ATGCACCGTCTTCTCGCCCGAGTACTCGGTAGTGCCCAGGCGCCCCCGGCCCGAGGGGTCGCGGCCGTCCTGGCCCTGACCCTGGCGTCCTCCGTCCTCGCCGCGTCCGCCGGCAGCGCAGCCGCTCCCGCGGACAGCGGCTCGGACCGCCGCCCGGGAGCGGGCGCCTGGTTCACGTCCTGGGCCGCCTCGCAGCAGAGCGTGGCGCCCACCCCGCTGCGCGACCAGTCGATGCGCATGATCACCCACCTGAGCCAGGGGGGTGACGCGATCCGCATACGCGTCCAGAACACCTTCGGCGAGACACCGCTCACCGTCGACGCGGCGACGGTGGCGCACAGCGGCGGCGAGGACGCCGCGACGGAGGACCGCCCGCGTCCCGTCACGTTCGACGGCCGTCGCGAGGTCGTCGTGCCACCCGGCGGCGAGGTGTGGAGCGACACCGCCGCGCTCAGGACGTCGGCGCAGGACGACATCGCGGTGTCGCTCTCCGTCTCCGGCACCGTGGCTCCGGGCCGGCACGACAGCGCCTTCCGCACCAACTACCTGACCCCGCCCGGCTCGGGCGACCACACCGGCGACCCGGCCGGTACCGCGTTCACCGAGACGACCGGCTCCACCTACCTGGTCAGCGCCGTCGACGTGCGCAACCCGCGCCTGCGGGGCAGCCTCGTCGCCTACGGCAGTTCGGTGGTCGACGGCACCGGGTCGACCGACTGCGGCCCGGGGTGCAGCCGTCCGGGCGCCGACCTGAGGTGGACCGACGACCTCGCCCGCCGGATCACGTCGGAGCTCCCCGCCGCACGGCAGTTCGCCGTCGCCAACGCGGGGATCGGCGGCACCACGAGCGCCGCGACCTGCCCGGGCATCGGGGACGCCGTCCGCGGCCTGGACGCGTCGGCCCGGCTGGAACGCGACGTCCTGTCCCTGCACGGAGTGACCGGAGTCCTGTACTACTACGGGACCAACGACCTCCCGGCCGGCTGCGACGCCGCGCGGATCGAGGCCAGTTACCGCGACGTCTTCCAGCGGCTGCGGGCCGCCGGGATCAAGGTGTACGTCACGCCCATCACCCCGCGCCCGGGCTACACCGACCAGAACAACCGCGACCGGCACGCCGTGGGCACGTTCGTCTCCAAGTGGAACAGCTGCGGCGGCACCTGCGACGGAGTCCTCCCCTTCGACCAGGTGCTCGAAGACCCCGTACGGCCGAACAGCATCAACCCGCCGTACGACACCGGCGACGGGGTCCACGCCAACATCGCCGGCCAGCAGGCCCTCGCCGACATCGTCTCGCTACCGATGCTGGCGGCGTCGGCCCGCCGGTGA
- a CDS encoding S8 family peptidase, producing MRRIRLLSAISAGLALAAGAVAPVPAWAAAPGRDAVTSPSEPGAATVKLITGDSVTVTRTSDGRQAASVAPGPGRRGLLFRTLEQDGHVTVLPSDADALVAAGRLDRDLFDVTALIAQRYDTAHTDALPLIVEQAPGVAASSVNALTELAHDAPVRELDSIDARAVRVGDDDLGRFWKQLVTSAGPRAKAATGAPRVWLDGRVGASLDRSTAQIGAPDVWSAGSRGEGVKVAVLDTGADQSHPDLAGRVVAAEDFSGSSGTGDVFGHGTHVASIVGGSGAASGGSRQGVAPAARLLVGKVLGDDGFGSESQVIAGMEWAADQGADVVNMSLGSSGATDGTDPMSRALNDLSARTGTLFVVAAGNEGEQGPRTVGSPGAADAALTVGAVDRDDSLAPFSSRGPRLGDDAVKPDVTAPGVGIVAARAAGSAMGDPVDEHYTAASGTSMATPHVAGAAALVAQRHPDWTAAQLKDALISTAVTVDGQKVTEQGGGRIDVRAAGLGAVTATGTLVMGPFTSQDTTPVTSRVTYTNSSDEDVTLSLAVELATEGGKAPAEGAARLGSGSVRVPAGASAEVPLTVDPARAGQGKFYGYVTARAADGSVAAHTTVSLVVHGPTHRITVKTIDKDGRQVADLPTIWGAEGFVGYTDPAAAVAEVEEGVYQLNTSWTTSAGDGQELRHVVLPEVRVTKDMTVTLDARRTVPVEIRTPRPAEQRGILSYQTYREIGGRSLTQGTMYFDIAKRLYISPTSEVTEGTFEFASRWQLVAPLVRAQVSRTGFDLGAYYMPSSPLLPERGATLTAVDAGDAANADFSRARGKAAVVDNPSGASERALVERAAAAGVRAVILIHFNDTGWTRWRPTGDRTALPTLRIGRGTGAELRARIARGSTSVEFTGTARSPYLYDVMQVSEQQVPRKVVHTVSARNSAVVRAGYADNGVTGWASEQRFGWRPYQNTAWLQYTRFVPLGFERTEYVSAGDTAWQHLVHHTTTFDVDQPLVAGMRDAPRTYRAGVRPRETWQGAVVRPSIPAGTTTPTVRDGNVLRLRVPAFTDAQAGHWAPLAGGDAASAVLYRDGKRVDEVGSAWQNVAVPAERARYRLDMETSRRSDDWTRGVATSTSWSFESGRTGTATPLSLLQLDYDVPVDVSNTVRGTRAHRVDVRVRAQDGLSVPRGVSVRVEASYDDGRTWTTARTHGHGRNAFRASIAPPAHQDAWVTLRVTARDAAGDSVRQTVRRAYAVRR from the coding sequence ATGAGACGGATCCGCCTGTTGTCAGCGATATCGGCAGGTCTGGCGCTGGCCGCCGGCGCCGTGGCACCCGTACCCGCGTGGGCGGCCGCGCCCGGTCGGGACGCCGTCACGAGCCCGTCGGAGCCCGGCGCGGCGACGGTGAAGCTGATCACCGGTGACAGTGTGACGGTCACGCGGACCTCGGACGGCCGCCAGGCCGCGTCCGTCGCACCGGGCCCCGGCAGGCGGGGCCTCCTCTTCCGGACCCTGGAGCAGGACGGCCACGTGACGGTCCTGCCGTCCGACGCCGACGCCCTGGTGGCCGCCGGGCGGCTGGACCGGGACCTGTTCGACGTGACGGCGCTCATCGCCCAGCGGTACGACACCGCGCACACCGACGCGCTCCCGCTCATCGTGGAACAGGCCCCCGGAGTGGCGGCCTCCTCAGTGAACGCCCTGACCGAGCTGGCGCACGACGCGCCGGTCCGCGAACTCGACAGCATCGACGCGCGTGCGGTGCGGGTCGGCGACGACGACCTCGGCCGGTTCTGGAAGCAGCTCGTCACGTCCGCCGGGCCGCGGGCGAAGGCCGCGACCGGCGCCCCGCGGGTGTGGCTGGACGGCCGGGTGGGCGCGTCGCTGGACCGCAGTACGGCCCAGATCGGCGCCCCGGACGTGTGGTCGGCGGGCTCCCGCGGCGAGGGGGTCAAGGTCGCCGTCCTGGACACCGGGGCCGATCAGAGCCATCCCGACCTCGCCGGGCGGGTCGTCGCGGCCGAGGACTTCTCCGGCAGCTCCGGCACCGGGGACGTCTTCGGGCACGGCACGCATGTCGCCTCCATCGTCGGGGGCAGCGGAGCCGCGTCCGGCGGAAGCCGTCAGGGTGTCGCGCCCGCCGCGCGGTTGCTGGTCGGCAAGGTCCTCGGCGACGACGGCTTCGGCAGCGAGTCGCAGGTGATCGCCGGCATGGAGTGGGCGGCGGACCAGGGCGCCGACGTCGTCAACATGAGCCTCGGCTCCTCGGGGGCCACCGACGGCACCGATCCCATGAGCCGGGCCCTGAACGACCTCAGCGCGAGGACCGGCACGCTCTTCGTCGTGGCCGCCGGCAACGAGGGTGAGCAGGGGCCTCGCACCGTCGGCTCGCCCGGCGCCGCGGACGCCGCCCTGACCGTCGGGGCCGTCGACCGGGACGACTCGCTCGCCCCGTTCTCCAGCCGCGGCCCCCGGCTCGGCGACGACGCGGTGAAGCCGGACGTGACGGCCCCCGGGGTGGGCATCGTGGCCGCACGCGCGGCCGGTTCCGCCATGGGCGACCCGGTCGACGAGCACTACACCGCCGCCTCGGGGACCTCGATGGCCACTCCCCATGTGGCGGGCGCGGCGGCGCTGGTCGCCCAGCGCCATCCGGACTGGACCGCCGCGCAGTTGAAGGACGCCCTGATCAGCACCGCGGTCACGGTGGACGGCCAGAAGGTCACCGAACAGGGCGGTGGGCGCATCGACGTGCGCGCCGCCGGGCTCGGCGCCGTGACCGCCACCGGCACCCTCGTCATGGGCCCGTTCACCTCGCAGGACACCACGCCCGTGACCTCCCGGGTGACGTACACGAACTCCTCGGACGAGGACGTCACCCTCTCGCTCGCCGTCGAGCTGGCCACCGAAGGGGGCAAGGCGCCCGCCGAGGGAGCCGCGCGGCTCGGTTCCGGCTCCGTGCGCGTGCCGGCCGGCGCCTCGGCCGAGGTTCCGCTGACCGTCGATCCCGCCCGTGCCGGGCAGGGCAAGTTCTACGGGTACGTCACCGCCAGGGCGGCCGACGGCTCGGTGGCCGCGCACACCACGGTGAGCCTCGTGGTGCACGGGCCCACGCACCGGATCACCGTGAAGACGATCGACAAGGACGGCAGGCAGGTCGCCGATCTGCCGACCATCTGGGGCGCGGAGGGCTTCGTCGGCTACACCGACCCCGCCGCGGCGGTCGCCGAGGTCGAGGAGGGTGTCTACCAGCTCAACACCAGCTGGACCACGTCGGCCGGGGACGGCCAGGAACTGCGCCACGTGGTGCTGCCCGAGGTGAGGGTCACCAAGGACATGACCGTCACCCTGGACGCCCGCAGGACGGTTCCGGTGGAGATCCGCACGCCCCGGCCCGCGGAGCAGCGCGGAATCCTGAGCTACCAGACCTACCGTGAGATCGGGGGCCGCAGCCTGACGCAGGGCACGATGTACTTCGACATCGCCAAGCGGCTGTACATCAGCCCGACGTCCGAGGTCACCGAGGGCACCTTCGAGTTCGCCTCCCGCTGGCAGCTCGTCGCCCCGCTCGTCCGGGCGCAGGTCTCCCGTACCGGGTTCGACCTGGGTGCCTACTACATGCCCTCCTCGCCGCTTCTGCCCGAGCGCGGCGCGACCCTGACCGCGGTCGACGCGGGTGACGCGGCGAACGCCGACTTCAGCCGTGCCCGCGGGAAGGCCGCGGTGGTGGACAACCCGAGCGGAGCCAGTGAGCGGGCCCTCGTCGAGCGGGCGGCCGCGGCCGGGGTCCGTGCGGTGATCCTGATCCACTTCAACGACACCGGCTGGACCCGCTGGCGGCCGACGGGCGACCGTACGGCCCTGCCCACGCTGCGCATCGGCAGGGGCACGGGCGCCGAGCTGCGCGCACGCATCGCCCGCGGCTCGACCTCGGTCGAGTTCACCGGCACCGCGCGCAGCCCGTACCTGTACGACGTGATGCAGGTGTCCGAGCAGCAGGTGCCCCGAAAGGTCGTGCACACGGTGTCCGCGCGCAACAGCGCGGTCGTTCGCGCCGGTTACGCCGACAACGGTGTCACGGGGTGGGCGAGTGAGCAGCGCTTCGGCTGGCGGCCGTACCAGAACACGGCCTGGCTGCAGTACACCCGGTTCGTGCCGCTCGGCTTCGAGCGCACCGAGTACGTGAGCGCGGGCGACACCGCCTGGCAGCACCTGGTGCACCACACCACGACGTTCGACGTGGACCAGCCGCTCGTCGCCGGCATGCGCGACGCTCCGCGCACCTACCGGGCCGGCGTGCGGCCCCGGGAGACCTGGCAGGGCGCGGTCGTCCGGCCGTCGATCCCCGCCGGCACCACGACGCCCACCGTGCGGGACGGCAACGTGCTGCGGCTGAGGGTCCCGGCGTTCACCGACGCGCAGGCCGGGCACTGGGCGCCGCTCGCCGGCGGTGATGCCGCGAGCGCCGTGCTGTACCGGGACGGCAAGCGGGTGGACGAGGTCGGGAGCGCCTGGCAGAACGTGGCGGTCCCGGCCGAACGCGCCCGCTACCGGCTGGACATGGAGACCTCGCGCCGCTCGGACGACTGGACGAGGGGCGTGGCCACCAGCACGTCCTGGTCCTTCGAGTCGGGCCGGACGGGCACGGCCACACCGCTGTCGCTGCTCCAACTGGACTACGACGTGCCCGTCGACGTGTCCAACACGGTGCGCGGCACCCGTGCGCACCGCGTCGACGTGCGGGTCCGCGCCCAGGACGGGCTCTCCGTTCCGCGGGGCGTGAGCGTCCGGGTCGAGGCGTCCTACGACGACGGCCGCACCTGGACGACGGCGCGCACGCACGGGCACGGCCGCAACGCCTTCCGGGCCTCGATCGCGCCGCCCGCCCACCAGGACGCGTGGGTCACACTCCGCGTCACGGCGCGGGACGCGGCGGGCGACTCGGTGCGGCAGACGGTGCGCCGCGCCTACGCGGTACGCCGGTAG
- a CDS encoding DUF6807 domain-containing protein — MTLSLTHVHGDRITVAHGPAGTELFSYVYRPEADWEAPKPYLHPLRTLSGAVVTDYRPHDHRWHKGLQLTASHLSGQNLWGGNTYVRGEGYLALPERVGSMAHAGFGNVDATADRAVIAQKLTWHPHGGELWAEEERRIEARDVDPGTGSWTLTWTSAVTNRRDEALRFGSPTTHGRPAAGYTGLFWRGPRAFRDGRVFTAEPAVPPESPQSSETGPMGSQAAWLAYVGEHDGRDGHATLVFEHAPSNDHLGTEGTHPAHWFVRSAPFAAVAPSWAFHDELVLPPGETLARSYRVVVADGAWDRTRVAAHLAGLTW, encoded by the coding sequence ATGACGCTCTCCCTGACCCACGTCCACGGTGACCGCATCACCGTGGCCCACGGGCCGGCCGGAACCGAGCTGTTCTCCTACGTGTACCGCCCCGAAGCCGACTGGGAGGCGCCCAAGCCGTACCTCCACCCGCTCCGGACCCTGTCCGGCGCGGTCGTCACCGACTACCGGCCCCACGACCACCGCTGGCACAAGGGGCTCCAGCTGACCGCCTCCCACCTCTCCGGACAGAACCTGTGGGGCGGCAACACCTATGTGCGCGGCGAGGGTTACCTCGCCCTGCCCGAAAGGGTCGGTTCGATGGCCCACGCGGGCTTCGGGAACGTCGACGCCACAGCGGACCGCGCCGTCATCGCCCAGAAGCTGACCTGGCACCCGCACGGCGGCGAACTCTGGGCGGAGGAGGAGCGCCGCATCGAGGCCCGCGACGTCGACCCGGGGACCGGCAGCTGGACGCTCACCTGGACGTCGGCGGTCACCAACCGCCGTGACGAAGCACTGCGGTTCGGCAGCCCCACCACCCACGGGCGCCCCGCCGCCGGATACACCGGACTGTTCTGGCGCGGCCCCCGCGCCTTCCGCGACGGCCGCGTCTTCACGGCGGAGCCCGCCGTGCCGCCCGAGTCGCCCCAGTCGTCCGAGACCGGTCCGATGGGCTCCCAAGCCGCCTGGCTGGCCTACGTCGGTGAGCACGACGGGCGGGACGGCCACGCCACCCTCGTCTTCGAACACGCCCCCTCCAACGACCACCTGGGAACGGAGGGCACCCACCCGGCACACTGGTTCGTACGCAGCGCACCCTTCGCCGCGGTCGCCCCCTCCTGGGCCTTCCACGACGAACTCGTCCTGCCGCCCGGCGAGACCCTCGCCCGCTCCTACCGCGTGGTCGTCGCCGACGGCGCCTGGGACCGGACGCGCGTCGCCGCCCACCTGGCCGGGCTCACCTGGTGA
- a CDS encoding aldo/keto reductase, translated as MTSTGTPSSPLAAAGTPRPGGAGQLAGRTVSRIGYGAMQLERLRSDRAAAVALVRRAVERGVDHLDTAQFYGDGFVNEVIREALRPADDVVVVSKVGADPDPGGPLPLRPAQRPEELRASVEDNLRSLGTDRIAVVNLRRLDTGPGLRAEGDQVVALDDQLAVLTRMRDEGKIGAIGLSSVTLDGLRRALPAGVVCVQNAYSLVSRDDEDMLTLCSAEGIAWVPYFPLGGAFPAMPKVADEPAVHTAAQALGVTPAQVGLAWLLRHAPNVLLIPGTADPGHLDANIAVGGIALDGEALAALDAVRSRSADVPLG; from the coding sequence ATGACGTCAACCGGCACCCCCTCCTCCCCTCTCGCGGCCGCCGGGACCCCTCGCCCCGGCGGAGCGGGACAGCTCGCCGGCCGCACCGTCTCACGGATCGGCTACGGCGCGATGCAGCTCGAACGCCTGCGCTCCGACCGTGCCGCCGCCGTCGCCCTCGTACGCCGTGCGGTGGAACGCGGCGTCGACCACCTCGACACCGCCCAGTTCTACGGCGACGGATTCGTCAACGAGGTCATCCGCGAAGCCCTGCGCCCCGCGGACGACGTCGTCGTCGTGAGCAAGGTCGGCGCCGATCCCGACCCCGGCGGCCCCCTCCCGCTCCGCCCCGCGCAGCGGCCGGAGGAACTGCGGGCGAGCGTCGAGGACAACCTCAGGAGCCTCGGCACCGACCGGATCGCGGTCGTGAACCTGCGCCGCCTCGACACCGGCCCCGGCCTGCGCGCCGAGGGCGACCAGGTGGTCGCCCTCGACGACCAGCTCGCCGTGCTGACGCGGATGCGCGACGAGGGCAAGATCGGCGCGATCGGGCTGAGCAGCGTGACCCTGGACGGGCTGCGCCGTGCCCTCCCCGCGGGCGTCGTCTGCGTGCAGAACGCCTACAGTCTCGTGAGCCGCGACGACGAGGACATGCTCACGCTGTGCTCCGCCGAGGGCATCGCCTGGGTGCCCTACTTCCCCCTCGGCGGCGCCTTCCCCGCCATGCCCAAGGTCGCCGACGAGCCCGCGGTCCACACCGCGGCACAGGCCCTCGGCGTCACGCCGGCCCAGGTGGGGCTCGCCTGGCTGCTCCGCCACGCCCCGAACGTCCTGCTCATCCCCGGTACCGCCGACCCCGGCCACCTGGACGCGAACATCGCCGTGGGCGGGATCGCCCTGGACGGGGAGGCGCTCGCCGCGCTCGACGCCGTGCGGAGCCGCTCCGCCGACGTCCCGCTCGGCTGA
- a CDS encoding alpha/beta fold hydrolase has translation MTEYLAVDGGTLAYEVTGSGPLIVLAHGMGDSRDAYRAVVPQLVAAGYRVAAVDLRGCGESSVDWPAWSRTDIAGDLIALIRHLGGPAVLVGHSVSGGAATIAAAREPSLITSVVELAPFTRKQSVRLGDLRVKRFRQGMLRLLGAGVFGSLPLWLSYLDVAYPGVKPAGWAERLGRIESRLREPGRMKAMQAMGRSAPTDAGAQLGNVRRPVLVVMGTLDPDWADPHAEGTAVVEALPSGLGRLEMIEGAGHYPHDQFPDRVVALVLAFLHSDAARA, from the coding sequence ATGACCGAGTACCTTGCCGTCGACGGCGGCACCCTCGCGTACGAGGTGACGGGTTCGGGACCGCTGATCGTGCTCGCGCACGGCATGGGGGACAGCCGCGACGCGTACCGCGCCGTGGTCCCGCAGCTGGTGGCGGCGGGTTACCGGGTCGCCGCGGTCGACCTGCGCGGCTGCGGCGAGTCGAGCGTCGACTGGCCGGCCTGGAGCCGCACCGACATCGCCGGTGACCTGATCGCCCTGATCCGGCATCTCGGCGGTCCGGCCGTACTGGTCGGCCACTCCGTCTCGGGCGGCGCCGCCACCATCGCCGCGGCGCGGGAGCCCTCGCTGATCACCTCGGTCGTCGAGCTGGCGCCGTTCACCCGCAAGCAGTCGGTCCGACTCGGCGACCTGCGGGTGAAGCGGTTCCGGCAGGGCATGTTGCGCCTGCTCGGCGCGGGAGTGTTCGGCAGTCTGCCGCTCTGGCTCTCGTACCTCGACGTGGCGTACCCGGGCGTGAAGCCGGCCGGCTGGGCGGAGCGGCTCGGGCGGATCGAGTCCCGGTTGCGCGAGCCGGGCCGGATGAAGGCCATGCAGGCCATGGGCCGCAGCGCGCCCACCGACGCCGGCGCCCAACTGGGCAACGTCCGCCGCCCGGTCCTTGTCGTGATGGGCACACTGGACCCCGACTGGGCCGATCCGCACGCCGAGGGGACGGCGGTCGTCGAGGCCCTGCCGTCCGGGCTCGGCCGTCTCGAGATGATCGAGGGCGCCGGCCACTACCCGCACGACCAGTTCCCCGACCGGGTGGTCGCGCTCGTGCTGGCCTTCCTCCACTCGGACGCCGCCCGTGCCTAG
- a CDS encoding homoserine dehydrogenase: protein MGEATDEETGADVVLSGYGPVGQAFVDRLARHGDALAHRYGVRPRVAAVRASSAECRPESDGSLPPRPCWGPRQPLDETFEETGARVFVQAVPSSPELRRYAALEAVTALRRGIHVVTATKSHLLTHWRELDAAARSGGAMIRISGATGAALPAGDLSRTALRGLDCRTIRACPNGTVTFVLDRLARGDSLDDAIRAARLRGIAEADPSADLSGEDAATKVRLLAALTWGWDPATVRVRAEPVDAGTAGRAVDARSRSRRLRAVAVASADEPLLVRVRLEETEPGDPLHALAGPEKAVVFGCPDAGDVTVSGGRSSPLGAALALVKDTIEATAPRTGFR from the coding sequence ATGGGCGAAGCGACGGATGAAGAGACCGGGGCCGACGTGGTCCTCTCCGGGTACGGACCGGTCGGGCAGGCGTTCGTCGACCGGCTCGCCCGGCACGGGGACGCACTCGCACACCGCTACGGCGTACGGCCGCGCGTGGCCGCCGTGCGCGCGAGCTCGGCCGAGTGCCGGCCAGAGAGCGACGGATCGCTGCCGCCGCGCCCGTGCTGGGGTCCACGGCAGCCCCTGGACGAGACGTTCGAGGAAACCGGCGCGCGCGTCTTCGTGCAGGCCGTCCCGTCCTCGCCCGAACTGCGGCGGTACGCAGCGCTGGAGGCCGTGACCGCGCTGCGCAGGGGAATCCACGTGGTGACCGCCACGAAGAGCCACCTGCTCACGCACTGGCGGGAACTCGACGCGGCCGCCCGGTCCGGCGGTGCCATGATCAGGATCTCCGGTGCGACCGGAGCGGCGCTGCCCGCGGGCGACCTGTCGCGCACGGCGCTGCGCGGGCTGGACTGCCGCACGATCCGGGCGTGCCCCAACGGCACCGTCACCTTCGTGCTGGACCGTCTCGCCCGGGGCGACTCGCTGGACGACGCGATCCGGGCCGCGAGGCTCCGGGGGATCGCGGAGGCGGATCCCTCGGCGGACCTGTCGGGCGAGGACGCCGCCACCAAGGTACGGCTGCTGGCCGCGCTGACCTGGGGCTGGGACCCGGCGACGGTGCGCGTGCGGGCCGAGCCGGTCGACGCGGGCACCGCCGGCCGGGCGGTGGACGCCCGCTCGCGCTCCCGGCGCCTGCGCGCGGTCGCCGTCGCGTCGGCGGACGAACCCCTCCTCGTACGCGTACGACTGGAGGAGACCGAACCCGGCGACCCGCTCCACGCCCTGGCCGGTCCCGAGAAGGCCGTGGTCTTCGGCTGCCCCGACGCGGGCGACGTGACCGTCAGCGGCGGACGGTCGAGCCCGCTGGGAGCGGCCCTCGCCCTCGTGAAGGACACCATCGAGGCAACGGCTCCTCGCACGGGGTTTCGCTGA
- a CDS encoding TetR/AcrR family transcriptional regulator — translation MVRAGAALADEVGFANLTMGLLAERVGVRTPSLYKHVGGQDDLNRRIAALALTEAADAVGGAVQGRAGRDALAAAARSFRAFVLEHPGRYAATIGVEPSGPDDPLARAGERLLVAFTAVLRGYDIEDRDVNHALRLLRSLFHGFATLQAGHGFQWSTDVDESFEWLIAFADRGLRTL, via the coding sequence GTGGTCCGGGCCGGCGCGGCCCTGGCCGACGAGGTGGGGTTCGCCAACCTGACGATGGGCCTGCTGGCCGAGCGGGTCGGCGTGCGCACCCCCTCCCTGTACAAGCACGTGGGAGGCCAGGACGACCTGAACCGGCGGATCGCGGCCCTGGCCCTGACCGAGGCCGCCGACGCCGTCGGCGGCGCGGTCCAGGGCCGTGCGGGCCGTGACGCACTGGCGGCCGCCGCGCGTTCCTTCCGCGCCTTCGTGCTGGAGCATCCCGGCCGGTACGCCGCGACGATCGGTGTGGAACCGTCGGGTCCGGACGACCCGCTGGCCCGTGCCGGGGAGCGGTTGCTCGTCGCGTTCACCGCGGTCCTGCGCGGCTACGACATCGAGGACCGCGACGTGAACCACGCGCTGCGCCTGCTCCGCAGCCTCTTCCACGGCTTCGCCACGCTGCAGGCGGGGCACGGCTTCCAGTGGAGCACCGACGTCGACGAGAGCTTCGAGTGGCTCATCGCCTTCGCGGACCGGGGCCTGCGCACCCTGTGA